The genomic stretch CGAGTGCACTGTTAATCCGTTTTGAGCACGGCGGCCAAACCCCGGGTGACATTGACGAAGCTATTTCCATATCCAGGGAGGCTCTTGAACTACAACTATCTCCTGATCAGGATCGATCTCTGTCTCTTAATAATCTTGCTAATTCGTTGACACTTCGATATGAAAAAAGTGGTCAGAAAACCGACCTCGAGCAGGGAATTTCCGCCTTTGAGGAAGCTCTTGAAAATCTTCCCTCGTCTCATTCCAATAGGCCAGCCTTTCTTGTCAACTATGCCATAGCGCTGTCAACCCGTTTTAGGCAAGACGGTCAGAAAGGCGACCTTGATAAAGCGATGTCAATGTACAGAGAGAGTCTTGGATTACTGCCATCAACCCATCCCTATCGATCCACGTGCTTAAACAACCTGGCCATTGCTCTCTCAAACCGGTTCGATAAATTTAGTGAAAAAGAAGACCTTGATGAAGCAATTTCCATGCACAGGCAGGGTCTTGCCCATCTCCCACCTTCACACCCCATTCGATCCCCGGCACTCAACAATCTTGCCTCTGCACTAAACACCAGGTTCCAACGAGATGGTCATCAAGAGGATTTCGAAGAAGCAATGTCGTTGTTGTCCACTGCCGCCCAGAGTCGCTCCCAATCTCCTACCCtttgtttccttttttgCAAGCACTGGATAACTTTAGCGACCAAGCAACATCATTTTTCGTTAATCACTGCTTATGAAACTGCCCTCCGAATATTACCACAAGTAGCTGCTTTAACGTTGACTGTGGATTTACGTCACCAGGCATTAATTTCGAGAGCCGACGGTTTAGCTAGGGACGCATCACAATGTGCTATTCGTGCGGGCGATCTTTCTAAGGCTATTGAGCTTttggaaggaggaagaagtaTCTTTTGGGCTCAGGTCATTTCTCTTCGGTCACCCTTTGATCAACTTCGGGATGTTGCACCTGAATGCTCTAGCATGGCAGACAGGCTCCAGGTTATCGCTCAAGAACTTGAGATGGGCTCCCAACGCGACATTTCTGCGCACATTCTGGACAATCATACTAGGTTGTCCGTTGACGAGGAATCGTCCCGCCTCAATCGTCTCATTGAAGAGTGGGAAGAGATTATTCTCAAAGTTCGGGAGTTACCAGGGCTCGAGGACTTCTTGCTTCCACCTCGCCTGTCAACGCTTCGCACTGCAGCGTCCAAACATCCCATTGTGCTTCTTGTTGctaatgatgatgaaagtcACTGCCTCATCATGACATCGACCAACATTCACCACATCACACTCCCTGACTTCAGCAAGTCTGCCTTGCACACCCTTGTTCTTCTTGTTAATACTGCTGTTTCTGATTTGCCAATATCGCGTtctcttgttgagagtatgAGAGGCACTTTCACCCAGAATCGTGGAATTAGCTTtgaggatgatgacgatATTTCATCTGATGATGTTTTCAAGTTAGTGTTGAAATTCCTCTGGGACAAACTAATTATCCCAGTGATTGGTTTGCTGGGAATCAAGGTAGGCAGTGTGTCTCGCTCAGGATTTGATACTATTATCATAACACAATTTTTCAGAAATCGAGCGATCTGTCCTTCATACAGTGGTGTCCGACTGGTCATTTTACCTTCCTTCCTATCCATGCTGCTGGTCTTTACAATAGCGACAATTCGACTATCGAGTGTGCATCGGATTATTTCATATCCTCATACACCCCAACATTAGGTGTACTTCTTTCCGAACCATCGTTACACCCTTCCCAGAAATTTAAGATGATGACGGTAATCCAGTCGCATGATTTGTCTTCTACGAAATTGGAGATGCAAAACATTCGAGAATATGTCCCCGACGATGCTTTGACGGTGATGGGAGTCTCCGAGTCACCTGCCTATGTTGAAACGGTCGCCTCCAGCCTCTCAGATGTTTCTATAGCTCATTTCGCATGCCATGGTTATCAAGACCCATCAAACCCATTGGACAGCTGGCTTAAGCTCGACGATGGACAACTCCGAATTTCAAGgataatgaaagaaaagatgcCTAACGGGGCACTAGCGTTCCTTTCTGCCTGTGAAACTGCTATGGGGGATGCTCAACTGCCTGACGAAGCAATGAGCTTGGCTGCAAGCTTGATATTCTGCGGATTTAGACGGGTTGTTGCAACTATGTGGTAAGATTCTCGCCACTACTTTCATTCACAAAAGGCTCACAGGGATACCTGTCTAGGATGATGAGGGATCACGATGGCCCTATCGTGGCCAACGCATTTTACCGCGAGCTTTTCCGTGGTCCTGACGGGGAGAAAACCCCTTTACCAGCCGTTACGAAGTCTGCATATGCGCTTCATGTTGCGGTCAAAGAGTTGCGGTCCAAAAGGGTGTCGTTCCGCCGATGGGTTCCCTTTATTCACATGGGACAATGTTGAATACTGCGCTGACCCTATTGTTGATATCGTTTTGTACCATTCTTCTCAAAGTTTATAGGCGCACCAGTGTGCAGCTGAGGCCTTGCCAGCAAATGACGATGTTCATGCACTTTACCCCCACGGTTTGCCCACGGTATGAAATTCGGCAAACTGTTGACAATGCATAACCATTTAATATGAGCATCTGCAAATTGCATAATCTCGTCAAAACCAGGGTGTTTAGCACAGAGACATACGTACCCCCATGCACAGCCAAATGAAAATGTCCAACAAGAACCGATAGACCAAATCGTAGAAAGGTCCATCCCTTGCTACCCTGCCAGCAATAATGGCTTCATGTTCATCCAAGAGGGTTTATATATTGCCTTGAAGCGTATTAGAGTACATTTCACCATTGACTGGGCACCGCATCCAATCCTCCCTCATATTCCTCGATGGAGGGTGAACAAATCGCCAGGTCTTATTGCCTCATTCCACCTCAGGATCGAGATATACCGATAGAGCGTCAGCTGTGGGAATCTGCATCCAATACAATTAGTTTGAGGAATTCTTGAagagatgatgaggatgagcaGAGTGAGAAACAAAACTGTTTAGAAATTGAGGCAACTCCTGTGGCTGTGTCGAATATTTTGGTTTTCCAAAAAGGATAATCGCTGCGTAACGCGTTTTGTCTCTAATCACCAACATCTCCTTCCTCCCACTAAAATCATGTCTTTGAAAGTACCAAAAGCAAACAATTTGCAACTTTTCAAGGATGGATACAAGGTACTTGTTTTCTTCGACTCCTTTTCTCTCCGATGTACTCGACTGATCATGATTGTGCAATGTGGAATGTATTAGCAACTTTCAGGCTTGGACGAGGCCGTGTTGCGGAACATCCAGGCTGTGAATGAGCTCTCTGATCTCGTACGAACGAGTTTTGGACCGAATGGCGCGTCGCTCTCGGTGTTCTGGCTGTTAACGAAGGACTTATGGGTTGTAATAATGTACAGGGCGGAATAAACTCCTCATCAACCACCTTGGCCGGCTCTTTGTTACTTCGGATGCGGCCACGATCATCAGGGAGATCGAGGTGGTGCACCCTGCAGCGAAGCTGCTAGTAATGGCCTCACAGTCCCAGGAAGCGGAGGTGCGTACTACCTTCATGATTTGTCAAGGACGATGTTGCTGATGCCAGTTTTCTGTTTTACGTTTTGTGCGGGGCGTAGATGGGAGATGCGACGAATATGGTGCTGATCTTTGGAGGGGAGCTGTTGAAATTGGCGGAGAGCTTGCTCATTATGGGCCTGCACCCCAGTGAGGTGATCAAGGGATATGAGCTTGCGTCTGCCAAAGCCCAGGCTGAACTCGAAAGTGCGTTTTTTATTCAATCGCTCTTGCACGTTATTGATGGGACCAACGCATCTTCCAGAACTCTCTACATTTAGTCTCCCATCGCCATTGACTCAGGAGACCCTTTCATCGGCACTGAAACCCGCCATCGCGTCGAAACAATATGGATACGAAGATACTCTCGCCTCGCTCGTCGCTGAAGCTGCACTTTCGATCATGCCCGCCAACCCGAAAAACTTCAACGTGGATAACGTTCGTGTCGTTAAAATCATGGGTGGAAGCTTGTCTGGCAGCAAAGTGGTGCAGGGTATGGTTTTTGGGAGGGAACCTGAAGGTGAGTTTTGCTTTCATTGATAGGTGCGGAACTGATTGTTTGTAGGCACTGTGAAAAAGGCCCTCAAGGCCAAGGTTGCTGTGTTTACGACAGCGTTGGATATTGCGCAAACTGAGACTAAGGGCACCGTGCTCATTAAAAATGCGGATGAAATGCTC from Psilocybe cubensis strain MGC-MH-2018 chromosome 2, whole genome shotgun sequence encodes the following:
- a CDS encoding putative T-complex protein 1 subunit theta, coding for MADTSVGGTHENESVTTRVSEPSSVEDREVRKMVALTIVSVDINYAANQITHGTSQSQRGGVTVNSVGLEENTGDGTPVVNINISIDDDALLRELAQFAVQLMIRQSDPEQSSSTPIEPPDFLLRQVLGAEQMMTSANKLQEQFDDTLNINNLDAAIIFYREGMKGLPHGPECGCHIESLKKLANALLTRFQQGGQKCDLDEAISLHRHALELLSSAHPDRSSSLNNLASALLIRFEHGGQTPGDIDEAISISREALELQLSPDQDRSLSLNNLANSLTLRYEKSGQKTDLEQGISAFEEALENLPSSHSNRPAFLVNYAIALSTRFRQDGQKGDLDKAMSMYRESLGLLPSTHPYRSTCLNNLAIALSNRFDKFSEKEDLDEAISMHRQGLAHLPPSHPIRSPALNNLASALNTRFQRDGHQEDFEEAMSLLSTAAQSRSQSPTLCFLFCKHWITLATKQHHFSLITAYETALRILPQVAALTLTVDLRHQALISRADGLARDASQCAIRAGDLSKAIELLEGGRSIFWAQVISLRSPFDQLRDVAPECSSMADRLQVIAQELEMGSQRDISAHILDNHTRLSVDEESSRLNRLIEEWEEIILKVRELPGLEDFLLPPRLSTLRTAASKHPIVLLVANDDESHCLIMTSTNIHHITLPDFSKSALHTLVLLVNTAVSDLPISRSLVESMRGTFTQNRGISFEDDDDISSDDVFKLVLKFLWDKLIIPVIGLLGIKKSSDLSFIQWCPTGHFTFLPIHAAGLYNSDNSTIECASDYFISSYTPTLGVLLSEPSLHPSQKFKMMTVIQSHDLSSTKLEMQNIREYVPDDALTVMGVSESPAYVETVASSLSDVSIAHFACHGYQDPSNPLDSWLKLDDGQLRISRIMKEKMPNGALAFLSACETAMGDAQLPDEAMSLAASLIFCGFRRVVATMWMMRDHDGPIVANAFYRELFRGPDGEKTPLPAVTKSAYALHVADNRCVTRFVSNHQHLLPPTKIMSLKVPKANNLQLFKDGYKQLSGLDEAVLRNIQAVNELSDLVRTSFGPNGRNKLLINHLGRLFVTSDAATIIREIEVVHPAAKLLVMASQSQEAEMGDATNMVLIFGGELLKLAESLLIMGLHPSEVIKGYELASAKAQAELEKLSTFSLPSPLTQETLSSALKPAIASKQYGYEDTLASLVAEAALSIMPANPKNFNVDNVRVVKIMGGSLSGSKVVQGMVFGREPEGTVKKALKAKVAVFTTALDIAQTETKGTVLIKNADEMLNFTTGEEKQLEKIIKEIADSGINVIIAGSSVGELMMHYLNRYNIAVLKVLSKFELRRLCRVVNATPLARVGAPTAEEAGFVDVFETTEIGGDRVTVLRQLLPGEPGFDPASQSEKTRTATIVLRGATSNHLDDLERAIDDGVNVIKGLMKDARLVPGAGATELELAKRVEVYGSGLKGLSQHSVKKFSSALEVIPRTLAENALGGAEGNEVVSRLWAKHEQKGGETWGVDIEAETDGTLQADQHKIYDSLAAKAWAIRLATEAANAVLSVDSIIMSKPAGGPKIPQQAGNWDADD